The proteins below are encoded in one region of Festucalex cinctus isolate MCC-2025b chromosome 2, RoL_Fcin_1.0, whole genome shotgun sequence:
- the LOC144013723 gene encoding calcium-independent phospholipase A2-gamma-like isoform X2, producing the protein MGRYFSISLRPVDSNWSSYCKMKYFNILLRRNPACETLHLHRYSSIPAPHLSRCACKSVFTTVKLRNESSVSNLFRRCQSQQASTQRPLFEANAKVQSEEDKRKDLENAGLQLFHISSLATRFGESYNYVADHINSVFSLCFTKLQDPLKVEITKGSNRRLKRRKIQSNHVIYSKSQLKSSADQATAELNQSKSWEEGYHHFARHINKYFGAKVTDDGSHQSQPESSPRSSSRTQNGEKQHSPETGLFHSSHNSTNFGENHFQMSSHINHYFNAESSLHDMRNRKEINPPASDGRVAISFMDCFRHPTSAIPHLLGSYLNMPQDREPQVTMTSAFSEKLRQASSAEVGTTCVEMLNEHLRRHPACKALMWQEKTAVTLLRQRRVYRDNQALQTAIREAFALIGYVDPVKGRGIKVLSIDGGGTRGVVPLQVLKLLEAQTGKKIHQLFDYICGVSTGAVLAFMLGLAHFSLEECADMYRRFGSEVFRQNRLVGTVQMGWSHSYYNTETWETILREKLGDRLLIKTARDESSPKVSAVSAVVNWGNIPKAFIFCNYNHKPGSLSRYAGGSSYPMWQAVRASSAAPGYFQEFLLQSDIHQDGGIIMNNPCALAVHESRLLWPRHAFQCVLSLGTGRYDNAKRGSATSTSLRAKISNLISSATDTEGVHTLLDDLLPPDVYFRFNPMLSAEVSLDESRLGALDQLEKDTRVYLERNRLKLARLCLVLGAERSAVSKTKDWISERAWEMKHRWV; encoded by the exons ATGGGCCGTTACTTCAGCATCAGCCTGCGTCCTGTGGACAGTAACTGGAGCTCGTACTGTAAAATGAAATACTTCAACATTCTACTGAGAAGGAACCCGGCCTGTGAGACGCTCCACCTCCACAGATATTCATCAATACCTGCTCCTCATCTCTCCAGATGTGCATGTAAAAGTGTTTTTACGACTGTAAAACTACGCAATGAAAGTTCTGTCTCTAATCTCTTCCGGCGTTGTCAAAGTCAGCAGGCATCTACACAGAGACCTTTATTTGAGGCTAACGCAAAAGTTCAATCAGAAGAGGACAAACGGAAAGATTTGGAAAATGCTGGACTGCAACTATTCCACATTAGTTCTTTGGCAACAAGATTTGGCGAGAGCTACAATTACGTCGCCGATCACATTAACTCGGTCTTCTCACTGTGTTTTACCAAATTGCAAGATCCACTGAAAGTGGAAATCACAAAAGGATCCAACAGGAGACTGAAAAGgagaaaaatacaaagtaatcaTGTCATATATTCCAAGTCTCAATTAAAGTCTAGCGCTGACCAGGCAACAGCAGAACTCAACCAGAGTAAGAGCTGGGAGGAGGGCTATCATCATTTTGCAAGACACATCAATAAATACTTTGGCGCCAAGGTTACCGATGACGGCAGCCATCAGAGTCAACCGGAATCTTCTCCACGATCTTCCTCACGCACCCAAAACGGCGAAAAACAACACAGTCCTGAAACCGGACTTTTCCACAGCAGCCACAACTCAACCAACTTTGGGGAGAACCATTTCCAAATGTCAAGTCACATTAATCACTATTTTAATGCTGAAAGCAGCCTACATGACATGAGGAATCGAAAGGAGATCAACCCGCCCGCTTCAGACGGACGGGTTGCAATCTCCTTCATGGACTGCTTTCGTCACCCGACAAGCGCCATCCCTCACCTGCTGGGGTCTTATCTGAACATGCCACAGGACAGAGAGCCACAAGTTACAATGACATCAGCCTTCAGCGAAAAG CTGAGACAGGCTTCTTCCGCTGAAGTCGGGACCACCTGTGTGGAGATGCTGAATGAACATCTGCGACGTCACCCTGCATGTAAAGCTTTGATGTGGCAG GAGAAAACAGCCGTGACATTGCTGAGGCAGCGGCGAGTCTATCGAGACAACCAAGCTCTTCAGACGGCCATACGAGAAGCGTTTGCTCTCATTGGCTATGTGGACCCTGTCAAAGGTCGCGGTATCAAGGTGCTCTCCATTGATGGCGGAGGTACAAG AGGCGTGGTGCCACTGCAGGTGTTGAAGTTGCTGGAAGCGCAGACGGGGAAAAAGATTCATCAGCTCTTTGACTACATTTGTGGCGTCAGCACAG GGGCCGTGTTAGCCTTCATGCTTGGCCTGGCCCATTTTTCCCTGGAGGAGTGTGCTGACATGTATCGGCGGTTTGGCTCGGAAGTTTTCCGACAAAACCGCTTGGTTGGCACAGTACAAATGGGTTGGAGTCACTCTTACTATAACACAGAGACATGGGAGACCATACTAAG AGAGAAGCTTGGGGATCGATTGCTCATCAAAACAGCCAGGGATGAGTCGAGCCCCAAG GTGTCAGCTGTCAGCGCTGTGGTCAATTGGGGCAACATTCCAAAAGCCTTCATCTTCTGCAATTACAACCACAAACCGGGATCTCTGAGCCGCTACGCAGGAGGGTCTAGCTACCCCATGTGGCAGGCTGTGCGAGCATCATCGGCTGCTCCGGGGTACTTCCAGGAATTCCTGCTACAAAGCGACATCCACCAG GATGGCGGGATTATCATGAATAACCCGTGCGCCTTAGCTGTGCATGAGAGCAGACTCTTGTGGCCCAGGCACGCATTCCAGTGCGTGCTGTCCCTTGGCACTGGTCGGTATGACAACGCTAAGAGGGGGTCTGCCACCTCCACCAGCCTGAGAGCCAAAATAAGCAACCTGATCAGCAGCGCCACCGACACTGAAGGCGTCCACACACTTTTGGATGACCTGCTCCCCCCCGATGTTTACTTCCGCTTCAATCCCATGCTGAGTGCTGAGGTGTCCCTCGACGAGAGCCGCCTAGGGGCCCTGGACCAGCTGGAGAAAGACACGCGGGTTTACCTGGAACGGAACCGGCTCAAACTGGCTCGACTGTGTTTGGTGCTCGGGGCCGAGCGGTCTGCTGTTAGCAAAACCAAGGACTGGATCAGTGAAAGGGCCTGGGAGATGAAGCATAGATGGGTCTAG
- the LOC144013723 gene encoding calcium-independent phospholipase A2-gamma-like isoform X1 has translation MGRYFSISLRPVDSNWSSYCKMKYFNILLRRNPACETLHLHRYSSIPAPHLSRCACKSVFTTVKLRNESSVSNLFRRCQSQQASTQRPLFEANAKVQSEEDKRKDLENAGLQLFHISSLATRFGESYNYVADHINSVFSLCFTKLQDPLKVEITKGSNRRLKRRKIQSNHVIYSKSQLKSSADQATAELNQSKSWEEGYHHFARHINKYFGAKVTDDGSHQSQPESSPRSSSRTQNGEKQHSPETGLFHSSHNSTNFGENHFQMSSHINHYFNAESSLHDMRNRKEINPPASDGRVAISFMDCFRHPTSAIPHLLGSYLNMPQDREPQVTMTSAFSEKLFLSHKPSEDAIHVLIEKLRQASSAEVGTTCVEMLNEHLRRHPACKALMWQEKTAVTLLRQRRVYRDNQALQTAIREAFALIGYVDPVKGRGIKVLSIDGGGTRGVVPLQVLKLLEAQTGKKIHQLFDYICGVSTGAVLAFMLGLAHFSLEECADMYRRFGSEVFRQNRLVGTVQMGWSHSYYNTETWETILREKLGDRLLIKTARDESSPKVSAVSAVVNWGNIPKAFIFCNYNHKPGSLSRYAGGSSYPMWQAVRASSAAPGYFQEFLLQSDIHQDGGIIMNNPCALAVHESRLLWPRHAFQCVLSLGTGRYDNAKRGSATSTSLRAKISNLISSATDTEGVHTLLDDLLPPDVYFRFNPMLSAEVSLDESRLGALDQLEKDTRVYLERNRLKLARLCLVLGAERSAVSKTKDWISERAWEMKHRWV, from the exons ATGGGCCGTTACTTCAGCATCAGCCTGCGTCCTGTGGACAGTAACTGGAGCTCGTACTGTAAAATGAAATACTTCAACATTCTACTGAGAAGGAACCCGGCCTGTGAGACGCTCCACCTCCACAGATATTCATCAATACCTGCTCCTCATCTCTCCAGATGTGCATGTAAAAGTGTTTTTACGACTGTAAAACTACGCAATGAAAGTTCTGTCTCTAATCTCTTCCGGCGTTGTCAAAGTCAGCAGGCATCTACACAGAGACCTTTATTTGAGGCTAACGCAAAAGTTCAATCAGAAGAGGACAAACGGAAAGATTTGGAAAATGCTGGACTGCAACTATTCCACATTAGTTCTTTGGCAACAAGATTTGGCGAGAGCTACAATTACGTCGCCGATCACATTAACTCGGTCTTCTCACTGTGTTTTACCAAATTGCAAGATCCACTGAAAGTGGAAATCACAAAAGGATCCAACAGGAGACTGAAAAGgagaaaaatacaaagtaatcaTGTCATATATTCCAAGTCTCAATTAAAGTCTAGCGCTGACCAGGCAACAGCAGAACTCAACCAGAGTAAGAGCTGGGAGGAGGGCTATCATCATTTTGCAAGACACATCAATAAATACTTTGGCGCCAAGGTTACCGATGACGGCAGCCATCAGAGTCAACCGGAATCTTCTCCACGATCTTCCTCACGCACCCAAAACGGCGAAAAACAACACAGTCCTGAAACCGGACTTTTCCACAGCAGCCACAACTCAACCAACTTTGGGGAGAACCATTTCCAAATGTCAAGTCACATTAATCACTATTTTAATGCTGAAAGCAGCCTACATGACATGAGGAATCGAAAGGAGATCAACCCGCCCGCTTCAGACGGACGGGTTGCAATCTCCTTCATGGACTGCTTTCGTCACCCGACAAGCGCCATCCCTCACCTGCTGGGGTCTTATCTGAACATGCCACAGGACAGAGAGCCACAAGTTACAATGACATCAGCCTTCAGCGAAAAG CTATTTTTGAGCCATAAGCCATCTGAGGATGCGATCCATGTGTTGATTGAGAAGCTGAGACAGGCTTCTTCCGCTGAAGTCGGGACCACCTGTGTGGAGATGCTGAATGAACATCTGCGACGTCACCCTGCATGTAAAGCTTTGATGTGGCAG GAGAAAACAGCCGTGACATTGCTGAGGCAGCGGCGAGTCTATCGAGACAACCAAGCTCTTCAGACGGCCATACGAGAAGCGTTTGCTCTCATTGGCTATGTGGACCCTGTCAAAGGTCGCGGTATCAAGGTGCTCTCCATTGATGGCGGAGGTACAAG AGGCGTGGTGCCACTGCAGGTGTTGAAGTTGCTGGAAGCGCAGACGGGGAAAAAGATTCATCAGCTCTTTGACTACATTTGTGGCGTCAGCACAG GGGCCGTGTTAGCCTTCATGCTTGGCCTGGCCCATTTTTCCCTGGAGGAGTGTGCTGACATGTATCGGCGGTTTGGCTCGGAAGTTTTCCGACAAAACCGCTTGGTTGGCACAGTACAAATGGGTTGGAGTCACTCTTACTATAACACAGAGACATGGGAGACCATACTAAG AGAGAAGCTTGGGGATCGATTGCTCATCAAAACAGCCAGGGATGAGTCGAGCCCCAAG GTGTCAGCTGTCAGCGCTGTGGTCAATTGGGGCAACATTCCAAAAGCCTTCATCTTCTGCAATTACAACCACAAACCGGGATCTCTGAGCCGCTACGCAGGAGGGTCTAGCTACCCCATGTGGCAGGCTGTGCGAGCATCATCGGCTGCTCCGGGGTACTTCCAGGAATTCCTGCTACAAAGCGACATCCACCAG GATGGCGGGATTATCATGAATAACCCGTGCGCCTTAGCTGTGCATGAGAGCAGACTCTTGTGGCCCAGGCACGCATTCCAGTGCGTGCTGTCCCTTGGCACTGGTCGGTATGACAACGCTAAGAGGGGGTCTGCCACCTCCACCAGCCTGAGAGCCAAAATAAGCAACCTGATCAGCAGCGCCACCGACACTGAAGGCGTCCACACACTTTTGGATGACCTGCTCCCCCCCGATGTTTACTTCCGCTTCAATCCCATGCTGAGTGCTGAGGTGTCCCTCGACGAGAGCCGCCTAGGGGCCCTGGACCAGCTGGAGAAAGACACGCGGGTTTACCTGGAACGGAACCGGCTCAAACTGGCTCGACTGTGTTTGGTGCTCGGGGCCGAGCGGTCTGCTGTTAGCAAAACCAAGGACTGGATCAGTGAAAGGGCCTGGGAGATGAAGCATAGATGGGTCTAG